CCCAGCCCCCGTCGCGTTCACGCCGTGGGCCGACCTTGGTGGCGACCAGCACCTCGTCACCGAACGGCGCGAGCGCGGCGTTGAGGATCTCGTTGGCCGAGCGCAGCGCCGAGAAGTAGAACGCGGCGGTGTCGATGTGGTTCACGCCGAGCTCGACGGCACGTCGCACGACCGCGATCGAGTTGGCGCGGTCGCGGGGAGTCCCGCCGTGGAAAGCGGCGGTGCCGGTCAAACGCATAGCGCCGAAGCCGAGACGGTTCACCGTGCGGTCGCCGAACCGCCAGGTACCCGAGTCCGCGGCATCCGGGGGAGTGGTGGGGTCGGTTGAGGAGTTCAGAGAAGTAGCCACAGCGACTTCTATCATCATTGCGCTCGTTGCGTCGACCTTCGCCTTCTGATTCGCACCGAGCGGCGCCGGCAGCAGACGAACCGGCCGGCGCCCGCGCCCCGATTCCGGGGGCGGACGCCGGCCGGTGCCGACGGAGAGAGACGCGGACTAGAGCGCCGCGACGATGTCGACCACGAAGACCAGCGTGTCGTCCTTGCCGATGCCGGCCTGGGACGAGCCGCCCTCCGGGCCGTAGCCGAGCGACGGCGGGATGACCAGCAGCACCCGGTCGCCGACGTGCTTGCCGACCAGGCCCTGGTCCCAGCCCGGGATGACCGTGCCCTCGCCGATCGCGGTACTGAACAGGGTCTTGCGGGAGAAGGAGGAGTCGAAGTTCTTGCCGGTGTTCCAGTCCACGCCGGTGTACTGGATCAGCAGGGTCTGGCCCTTGGCGACGGTCTTGCCCTGGCCCTGGATCAACACCTTGGAGACCAGGCCGGTCGGCGGCTTCACCCCGCTCGGGATCTTCACCGTCGGGTTGCCCGAGCCCGGCTCGCCGGTCACCTTGGGCAGCGAGGCGTCCGTCTGCGCGGCCATGGTGCCGGTGATCTGCGCGTTCGCCGGGTAGCCGGCCACCACGTCGAGCACGAAGATGAGCACGTCGGTCGGGTTGACCCCGGCCTGGGTGTTGCCCTGGCTGCCGAAGGCGTCGGCCGGCGGGGCCACCACCTCGATCCGGCTTCCGGTCTTCACGCCGGTCAGAGCCTTGGTGAAGGCGGGCAGCGCGGTGCTCGAGCCGAGCTGCACGCTCTGCGGCTCGGTCACGGCCTGGTTCGCGGAGGCGTAGGTGTCGCCCAGCTTCTTGTTCTGCGACCAGTTGAAGACGGTGTAGTTGACCACCGCCAGATCATCGCTCGCCAGGGCCTTGCCGGTGCCCTGGACCAGCACCTTAGTCTGGAACTGGTTCGGCGGCGCGGCCCCCTTCGGCACGGTGATGTCGGCCGCCTGGCCGATGCTGCCGGTGACGGTCGGCATCGCGGTGGACGTGGGGGTCGCGGTGGCGGAGGGCGACGAGGAACCGCACGCGGCGCTCACCATGACCGCGGCCAGCACGATCGGAAGGGCGAGCTTGGCGCGCAGTCCGCGGCGCTTGCGGGCGGCGGGTGTGGGCTCCGCCGCGATCTGGGTGGCTGCATTCGGCACCCGCCTACCTTATGGCCCACACCCCGGAAACGCCGAGCCGGTCCGCCCGGTTAGCCCGATAAGTCCCATGAGTCCGATTGGTGAGCATTCCGGCGAAAGCCCTGAGGCCGATCTCTGCGCTGTGGGACGGTGACGTGACGTGACCACCGTCCGTGTCCGAGAGGTATGTGTGAGGCCTGAGGGATCTGGGCCAGTTCCTACCGGGGAGTCGCGCGCGTGCGACTCCGGTCGAGTACGCTCGCGCGTCTCCGGTCCCTTATGTGCGGATCAACTCTTATATGCGTGCACGATGGGAGTGCGGCCACGCGCCGGAGCAGCAATAAACACCGTCGCGGACGACGCGGCGCGCGGGCATGATGGGCCCCATGCGCCCCTTCCGCTTCCTC
This genomic window from Actinospica robiniae DSM 44927 contains:
- a CDS encoding FKBP-type peptidyl-prolyl cis-trans isomerase, with translation MPNAATQIAAEPTPAARKRRGLRAKLALPIVLAAVMVSAACGSSSPSATATPTSTAMPTVTGSIGQAADITVPKGAAPPNQFQTKVLVQGTGKALASDDLAVVNYTVFNWSQNKKLGDTYASANQAVTEPQSVQLGSSTALPAFTKALTGVKTGSRIEVVAPPADAFGSQGNTQAGVNPTDVLIFVLDVVAGYPANAQITGTMAAQTDASLPKVTGEPGSGNPTVKIPSGVKPPTGLVSKVLIQGQGKTVAKGQTLLIQYTGVDWNTGKNFDSSFSRKTLFSTAIGEGTVIPGWDQGLVGKHVGDRVLLVIPPSLGYGPEGGSSQAGIGKDDTLVFVVDIVAAL